One genomic segment of Virgibacillus doumboii includes these proteins:
- a CDS encoding DUF3397 domain-containing protein encodes MLDIIIYFIGFIITAPVAATVIVYLISFQLYNHRWKAIHKSVNWTTLLYIIAVAVLFRIIFGNSFIGILFVLLISIFIFIAVAQWKINTEVVFNNIFKIFWRICFLLFLFLYIILVIFGIIQRLFFQ; translated from the coding sequence ATGTTGGATATTATCATTTATTTTATAGGATTTATCATTACAGCACCAGTTGCAGCAACAGTTATTGTTTATCTTATTTCATTTCAACTTTATAATCACAGGTGGAAAGCAATTCATAAGTCTGTGAACTGGACGACCCTTTTATATATCATTGCGGTTGCAGTATTATTCAGGATAATTTTCGGGAACTCGTTTATTGGTATACTTTTTGTTTTATTGATTAGTATATTTATATTCATTGCAGTCGCCCAGTGGAAAATTAATACCGAAGTTGTTTTTAATAACATATTTAAGATTTTCTGGCGAATATGCTTTCTGCTGTTTTTATTTCTTTATATAATATTGGTGATATTTGGTATAATTCAGCGTCTCTTTTTCCAGTAA
- the bshC gene encoding bacillithiol biosynthesis cysteine-adding enzyme BshC, with protein MRIDTIKQQKHSPLIDDYRRNKNSIMQYFDYNPYTGSTYKARLEELKNRNFDREQLTETLLTMNQQWNAPQSTYHNIERLKRNDSVVVIGGQQAGLLTGPMYTINKLISIIQFAKQQESELQIPVIPVFWIAGEDHDFEEINHIFLPEESTMKKFKLLQRVMGKQSVSDIPIDQKYADQWINRLFQQLSETRYTKELYKTIQDCLEKSDTYVDFFARIIFHLFDEEGVVLTDSGNPLIRKLEQNYFSVMIEKQQEISEGVYTSLQQIKQAGYAVSLDVEPDDAHLFYHENNERILLTRNEDGDWQGKQNEVLLTTQEMADIATNNPDLLSNNVVTRPLMQELLFPTLAFIGGPGEVGYWSVLKPAFQAADVKMPPVLPRLSYTFIERHVSKALNKYGITNEFAINHGVEELKTNWLASQSNPPVQHVASEIKQAVDKVHQPLRDIAKDIRSDLGELADKNLYYLHCDIEFLEGRILKALEEKYNKDLQEYDVIQNALHPNNGLQERTWNPLPWLNEYGPYFIKQLAKEPYSFMESHYAVYF; from the coding sequence ATGCGAATCGATACGATTAAACAGCAAAAGCACAGCCCATTAATAGATGATTATCGCAGAAACAAAAACAGTATTATGCAATATTTTGATTATAACCCTTATACAGGTTCAACATATAAAGCAAGGTTGGAAGAACTTAAAAATCGAAATTTCGATCGCGAACAACTTACTGAAACACTACTTACCATGAATCAGCAATGGAATGCTCCTCAATCTACATATCATAATATTGAACGTCTAAAAAGAAATGATAGTGTTGTAGTTATCGGAGGACAGCAGGCTGGGTTGTTAACCGGTCCTATGTATACAATTAATAAATTAATCTCCATTATCCAGTTTGCCAAACAACAGGAATCCGAACTTCAAATACCAGTTATCCCTGTCTTTTGGATAGCGGGAGAGGATCATGATTTTGAGGAAATTAATCATATCTTTCTGCCGGAAGAATCTACGATGAAAAAGTTCAAGTTGCTGCAGCGCGTTATGGGAAAGCAATCTGTCTCTGATATCCCAATTGACCAAAAGTATGCTGATCAATGGATAAATCGATTGTTTCAGCAGCTAAGTGAAACACGGTATACGAAAGAACTTTATAAAACGATTCAGGATTGTTTGGAAAAATCCGATACGTATGTGGACTTTTTTGCGCGGATTATATTCCATTTATTCGATGAGGAAGGTGTGGTTCTGACAGATTCAGGAAACCCGCTGATACGTAAATTGGAACAAAATTATTTTTCAGTAATGATTGAAAAACAGCAGGAAATCAGTGAAGGTGTATATACATCACTTCAGCAAATCAAACAGGCAGGATATGCTGTTTCACTTGATGTAGAGCCAGATGATGCACATCTTTTTTATCATGAGAATAATGAACGTATATTGCTCACCCGTAATGAGGATGGAGACTGGCAAGGGAAGCAGAATGAAGTCCTGTTAACAACCCAGGAAATGGCTGATATTGCAACGAATAATCCGGATTTACTTAGCAATAATGTTGTTACAAGACCGCTTATGCAGGAATTATTATTCCCGACACTGGCATTTATCGGCGGCCCTGGTGAAGTTGGTTACTGGTCCGTATTAAAACCGGCCTTCCAGGCAGCTGATGTGAAGATGCCGCCGGTTCTTCCAAGGTTATCTTATACATTTATTGAGCGCCATGTAAGTAAAGCATTAAATAAATATGGAATCACAAACGAATTCGCAATTAATCATGGTGTAGAAGAATTAAAGACAAATTGGTTAGCATCACAGAGTAATCCGCCGGTGCAGCATGTTGCTTCAGAAATTAAACAGGCGGTTGACAAGGTGCATCAACCATTGCGTGACATTGCCAAAGATATTCGTTCGGATCTCGGAGAATTGGCAGACAAAAATCTGTATTACCTTCATTGTGATATTGAATTCCTTGAAGGCAGGATTTTAAAAGCGCTGGAAGAGAAGTATAACAAAGACCTGCAGGAATATGATGTTATTCAAAATGCCTTACATCCGAATAACGGACTCCAGGAACGTACATGGAATCCTTTACCATGGTTAAATGAATATGGTCCGTACTTTATAAAACAACTGGCAAAAGAACCCTATTCATTCATGGAAAGTCATTATGCGGTTTATTTTTAA
- the mraZ gene encoding division/cell wall cluster transcriptional repressor MraZ — translation MFMGEFQHNIDTKGRIIVPAKFREGLGDSFVVTRGLDKCLFAYPMDEWKLLEEKLKKLPLTKKDARAFTRFFFSGAVECEVDKQGRINIPQPLRNYAVLDKECTVIGVSNRVEFWANENWEDYFSDSEESFGEIAENLMDFDI, via the coding sequence ATGTTCATGGGTGAATTTCAGCACAACATTGATACAAAAGGCAGAATAATTGTCCCTGCAAAGTTCCGTGAAGGGCTTGGGGATAGTTTTGTTGTCACCCGTGGACTTGATAAGTGTTTGTTTGCTTATCCGATGGACGAATGGAAATTGCTTGAAGAAAAGCTGAAAAAACTCCCACTAACCAAAAAAGACGCACGAGCTTTTACAAGATTCTTCTTCTCAGGAGCAGTTGAATGTGAAGTGGACAAACAGGGAAGAATAAACATTCCCCAGCCACTTCGTAATTATGCCGTTTTGGACAAGGAATGTACCGTGATCGGTGTATCCAATCGAGTCGAATTCTGGGCAAATGAGAACTGGGAAGATTATTTCAGCGACTCAGAAGAATCGTTTGGTGAAATCGCTGAAAACCTGATGGATTTTGATATTTAA